In Pyxidicoccus xibeiensis, the following proteins share a genomic window:
- a CDS encoding serine/threonine protein kinase, with protein MEPDHLNPANLPPGTRIGPWCLLEQCGRGAYGVVYRAERVDGTPGVVALKLALRPGDARFVREAELLRRLRHPAVPRLLDHGDWQPREGVSYAWLVMEWVEGPSLYAWAQAWRPSSRQVLRLLAQLARALEATHAAGGLHRDVKGDNIRVRSTDAQPFLLDFGSGHHLGAATLTLHPFPPGTPAYRSPEAWRCFLRARKPPAVAYAPGPADDLFALGVTAYRLVTERYPPSAHPMDDDAWLWRPEELAHWTARVCNPRCSAELSALVARMLSPHPEARGSAREVAEALEQAARNAGREADVPLFTGEEPQPAGLFPLPQRVTVRPPPRVARWLRLAAAGLAGALALSAGGLLRGSPSEAPAVAHLAEEEESRDGGAVAVGDSVLTAPVAPERAPSVWSSIAQDLPPKPFQGQRRPDARGRCPGKEQVAINGGCWVKLPVDVKDCDDLAGFEYRGACYFPVMVKPRPATSGPAERDDSP; from the coding sequence ATGGAGCCTGACCACCTCAATCCGGCCAACCTGCCCCCGGGGACGCGCATCGGCCCGTGGTGTCTGTTGGAGCAGTGCGGCCGGGGCGCCTACGGCGTCGTCTACCGGGCCGAGCGCGTGGACGGGACTCCGGGCGTCGTGGCCCTCAAGCTGGCCCTGCGCCCGGGGGATGCGCGCTTCGTCCGTGAGGCCGAGCTGCTCCGCCGCCTGCGCCACCCCGCCGTCCCCCGCCTGCTGGACCATGGCGACTGGCAGCCGCGCGAGGGCGTCTCCTACGCCTGGCTCGTCATGGAGTGGGTGGAAGGCCCGTCGCTCTATGCGTGGGCCCAGGCCTGGCGCCCGTCTTCACGGCAGGTGCTTCGGCTTCTGGCTCAGCTGGCCCGAGCGCTGGAAGCCACCCACGCGGCCGGAGGCCTCCACCGCGACGTGAAGGGCGACAACATCCGCGTCCGGAGCACGGACGCTCAGCCCTTCCTGCTGGACTTCGGCTCCGGCCACCACCTGGGGGCCGCCACGCTGACGTTGCACCCCTTTCCTCCCGGCACCCCGGCCTACCGCTCTCCCGAGGCGTGGCGCTGCTTTCTCCGCGCCCGCAAGCCCCCGGCAGTCGCGTATGCGCCGGGGCCCGCGGATGACCTCTTCGCCCTGGGTGTCACGGCCTATCGCCTGGTCACCGAGAGGTACCCCCCGTCGGCGCACCCGATGGATGACGATGCGTGGCTCTGGCGCCCCGAGGAGCTGGCGCACTGGACGGCGCGAGTCTGCAACCCCCGCTGCAGTGCGGAGCTGAGCGCGCTGGTGGCCCGGATGCTCTCGCCCCACCCCGAGGCGCGAGGGAGCGCGCGGGAGGTGGCCGAAGCGCTGGAGCAGGCAGCGCGCAACGCCGGACGCGAGGCGGACGTGCCTCTCTTCACGGGAGAAGAGCCGCAACCCGCGGGCCTCTTTCCCCTTCCCCAGCGCGTCACGGTGCGGCCCCCTCCTCGCGTGGCGAGGTGGCTCCGGCTCGCGGCCGCCGGCCTCGCAGGCGCACTGGCGCTGAGCGCCGGAGGGCTGCTGAGGGGGAGTCCCTCCGAGGCGCCCGCGGTGGCTCACCTCGCGGAGGAGGAGGAGTCCAGGGATGGCGGCGCCGTGGCCGTCGGGGACTCCGTGCTGACGGCGCCGGTGGCCCCTGAGCGAGCCCCTTCCGTGTGGTCCTCCATCGCGCAGGACCTGCCGCCGAAGCCCTTCCAAGGGCAGCGGCGCCCGGACGCCAGGGGCCGCTGTCCCGGAAAGGAGCAGGTCGCCATCAATGGAGGTTGTTGGGTGAAGCTGCCCGTGGACGTGAAGGACTGTGATGACCTGGCCGGCTTTGAATACAGGGGCGCGTGTTACTTCCCCGTCATGGTCAAGCCACGCCCTGCCACCTCGGGCCCCGCGGAGCGCGATGACAGTCCGTAG
- a CDS encoding iron-containing redox enzyme family protein codes for MSQQSIQSMKEEFWRMADNARTQTEYLADRKLQSLERAPLEVLKQVFVQYRYFTIFYISDLALLVYRLPFGKLRSLLADFLNDELGNGKHEQAHQQIYDDFLVSLGVPKETLAAKANPTNLQLLGEIRDLVLKESSWYAVGLRGMGGECLCQVYLSAMHAHFIKNPAIQAVKDRLDWRFWDIHTGEVDIEHRELLRAALMEAVDEEPAALEGLVEGYRKSKGVFDRFWDNIFAAAGLHSRVA; via the coding sequence GTGAGTCAACAGTCTATCCAGTCCATGAAGGAAGAGTTCTGGCGGATGGCGGACAATGCGCGGACCCAGACGGAGTATCTGGCCGACAGAAAGCTGCAGTCCCTGGAGCGCGCTCCGCTCGAGGTCCTGAAGCAGGTCTTCGTGCAGTACCGCTACTTCACCATCTTCTACATCAGCGACCTCGCGCTCCTGGTCTACCGCCTTCCCTTCGGGAAGCTGAGGAGCTTGCTGGCCGACTTCCTCAACGACGAGCTGGGGAACGGCAAGCATGAGCAGGCGCACCAGCAAATCTACGACGACTTCCTGGTGAGCCTCGGGGTTCCGAAGGAAACGCTCGCTGCGAAGGCCAACCCGACCAACCTCCAGCTCCTGGGGGAGATTCGCGACCTCGTGCTGAAGGAGTCCTCCTGGTACGCGGTCGGTCTGCGCGGCATGGGGGGCGAGTGCTTGTGTCAGGTCTACCTCTCGGCCATGCACGCCCACTTCATCAAGAACCCAGCCATCCAGGCCGTGAAGGACCGGCTGGATTGGAGGTTCTGGGACATCCACACCGGGGAAGTCGACATCGAGCACCGCGAGCTGCTGCGCGCGGCGCTCATGGAGGCGGTGGACGAGGAGCCGGCGGCGCTGGAGGGGCTGGTCGAGGGCTACCGGAAGAGCAAGGGCGTCTTCGACCGGTTCTGGGACAACATCTTCGCGGCAGCAGGCCTCCACTCGCGCGTGGCCTAA
- a CDS encoding HNH endonuclease family protein produces the protein MKITKSTEPPCLAATRTQYEAVHGAVDDGAWNALDGQCKQAMRGQAMREQGGLCAYCMSPLLGVHAADSQRPGAGGMKLEHFEARNAAGHRTLDWDNLLGVCPGVVVGRSVDETGTNEEGTAHCDTYRGTLPTSKQALSYNPAMMPPDVGVLYRYGTVRGEILSDDPGAEQDISRLNLNLARLKRNRLAVIDEIRKQLGEDDSTPRMLKLRQNYAQKDANGRLRPYAGVGLWYVKRKLRRRGVSP, from the coding sequence TTGAAGATCACGAAGAGCACTGAACCACCGTGCCTCGCGGCGACGCGTACACAGTACGAGGCGGTGCACGGGGCAGTGGACGACGGCGCCTGGAACGCGCTGGATGGCCAATGCAAGCAGGCAATGCGCGGACAGGCGATGCGCGAGCAGGGAGGGTTGTGTGCGTATTGCATGTCGCCGCTCTTGGGCGTGCACGCAGCAGACTCCCAGCGTCCCGGTGCGGGTGGAATGAAGCTGGAGCATTTCGAGGCGAGAAATGCCGCGGGCCATCGCACGCTCGACTGGGACAACCTGCTTGGTGTGTGTCCTGGCGTCGTCGTCGGTCGCTCGGTCGACGAAACCGGAACCAATGAGGAAGGTACGGCGCATTGCGACACGTATCGGGGAACTCTGCCGACATCAAAACAGGCCCTTTCGTACAACCCGGCCATGATGCCGCCGGATGTCGGTGTGCTCTACCGCTATGGCACGGTCCGAGGGGAAATTCTCAGCGACGACCCAGGTGCCGAGCAGGACATCTCGCGATTGAACCTCAACCTCGCGAGGCTCAAGCGCAACCGACTGGCCGTGATTGACGAGATCCGCAAGCAACTCGGAGAGGACGACAGCACTCCACGGATGCTCAAGCTCCGCCAGAACTACGCACAGAAGGATGCGAACGGGCGATTGCGCCCCTACGCCGGAGTCGGCCTCTGGTATGTCAAGCGCAAGCTCCGCCGACGGGGCGTGAGCCCCTGA
- a CDS encoding aspartate aminotransferase family protein: MSLPKLPPEPVRDGSAHESAAYRNDRTHVFHSWSAQAALEPVVVAGALGSRFWDESGRTWLDFSSQLVNVNVGHQHPKLIAAIKEQADKLCTVAPYHANEATSEAARLIAEVAPGELNKVFFTNGGAEAVENAIRIARHHTGRHKVLAAYRSYHGATAGALTLTGDPRRWGAEPGMPGVVRFWGPYLYRSAFHATTLEEECGRALSHLSDVLMMEGPHTVAAVVLETVVGGNGILVPPDGYLRGVRELCDKHGIVMIADEVMSGFGRCGEWFAVNRWDVTPDLITFAKGVNCGYVPLGGVIISERVAETFAHRVFPGGLTYSGHPLACAAAVACINIYKEERIIEHARHLGEDVIGPALEAIQQRHPSVGEVRGVGVFWALELVRNRQTREPLVPFNASGSANAPMAELAGACKARGVWPFTSSNRLHVVPPLTISDEDAREGLAIIDEALSIADRYVSG, translated from the coding sequence GTGAGCCTTCCGAAGCTGCCCCCGGAACCCGTCCGCGATGGCTCAGCTCACGAGTCGGCGGCCTATCGCAACGACCGGACCCACGTGTTTCACTCCTGGTCGGCGCAGGCCGCGCTGGAGCCTGTCGTCGTCGCCGGCGCGCTGGGGTCGAGGTTCTGGGATGAGAGTGGCAGGACTTGGCTGGACTTCTCCAGTCAGCTCGTCAACGTCAATGTCGGTCACCAGCATCCCAAGCTGATCGCCGCCATCAAGGAGCAGGCGGACAAGCTGTGCACGGTGGCGCCCTACCATGCCAACGAGGCGACCAGCGAAGCGGCCCGGTTGATTGCCGAGGTGGCTCCAGGCGAGCTCAACAAGGTGTTCTTCACCAACGGGGGCGCCGAGGCGGTCGAGAACGCCATCCGCATCGCGCGCCACCACACGGGCCGCCACAAGGTGCTCGCGGCCTACCGCAGCTACCACGGCGCTACCGCCGGTGCGCTCACCCTGACGGGTGACCCGCGCCGCTGGGGAGCCGAGCCCGGCATGCCAGGTGTCGTCCGATTCTGGGGCCCCTACCTGTATCGGTCGGCGTTTCATGCAACGACGCTGGAGGAGGAATGCGGCCGCGCCCTGTCGCATCTCTCCGACGTGCTCATGATGGAAGGCCCGCACACCGTCGCCGCCGTCGTGCTGGAGACCGTGGTTGGCGGAAACGGCATCCTCGTCCCACCGGACGGCTATCTGCGGGGTGTCCGCGAGCTGTGCGACAAACACGGCATCGTGATGATTGCCGACGAGGTGATGTCCGGCTTCGGCCGTTGCGGCGAATGGTTCGCGGTGAATCGCTGGGACGTGACGCCTGACCTCATCACCTTCGCGAAGGGTGTCAACTGCGGCTATGTCCCGCTCGGCGGGGTCATCATCAGCGAGCGGGTCGCCGAGACCTTCGCCCATCGTGTCTTCCCAGGGGGCCTGACCTACTCCGGCCATCCGCTCGCATGTGCGGCGGCCGTGGCCTGCATCAATATCTACAAGGAAGAACGAATCATCGAGCACGCCAGGCATCTCGGCGAAGACGTCATTGGCCCCGCGCTGGAGGCCATCCAGCAACGCCATCCCTCGGTAGGCGAGGTGCGCGGCGTCGGCGTGTTCTGGGCGCTCGAGCTGGTGCGCAACCGGCAGACGCGCGAGCCGCTCGTGCCGTTCAATGCCTCCGGGTCCGCCAATGCGCCAATGGCAGAGCTGGCCGGCGCATGCAAGGCGCGAGGGGTGTGGCCGTTCACCAGCTCCAACCGCCTGCATGTCGTCCCACCCCTGACGATCAGCGACGAAGATGCGAGAGAAGGCCTCGCCATCATCGACGAGGCGCTGTCCATCGCCGACCGCTACGTCTCCGGCTGA
- a CDS encoding ABC transporter permease — translation MDTVGQDLRQAFRKLLRSPGFLCVAVLTLSLGLGANTAIFSVVNAVLLRALPMADADSLVRVFHMSPRGGTLPSSGLDFLDMQSQNRSFSGMAGVDATDISVTGPGGDPERLQGAEVTAGFFQVLGVQPLLGRGFVADEDQPGGSRVVVLGHMLWKRRYGGDPGIVGRTITVNGEPRTVVGVARPGFAFPNQAQLWVPLTWEGSNIDPGNRGAHFLSAYGRLKPGVTREQAGADLAALAKRLEEQYPRFHPGLTTHLEPIRDELVGDVEPALLMLLGAVGVVLLIACANLSNLLLARAVSREGEISVRLALGASRGRVIRQLLMESLVLALVGACGGLLMASWGLDLLVMLAPRDFPRLEEVSIDGRVLAFTFVLGLAASFLFGLVPALQTSRVDLSRVLRESGKGGGGRGNRTRHLLIVAETALAVVLLVGAGLLMKSFIRLQQVDPGFKADRVLALDLALPETTYPWASPAVQTFYDTLLERVRGLPGVKQAGASLHLPLSGNSASSTIRDMSRPPPEPGQEDGTAVRLVTPGYLETLRIRLVRGRLLTAQDTAEQGSRAVLLNEEAARRIWPGEDPIGRTVEIDANFGNGRFGGQVVGVVGSVRHDGIAKEPPPEVYVPFPQGRPNMMRLVVLTEGEPLSMASRVRAEVHALDKDLPVANVRDMEAVVSDAVAQPRFYMLLVGVFAGVALLLAALGIYGVVTHAVIHRTRELGIRMALGADRQQVVGLVLKQYLRLTGAGLGLGVGLAFVTSRMLGSMLYGVERTDPLTYVGVVAVLGGVALLASLLPAYRATRIDPIIALRHD, via the coding sequence ATGGACACCGTCGGGCAGGATCTCCGTCAGGCCTTCCGCAAGCTTCTCAGGAGCCCGGGCTTCCTGTGTGTCGCAGTCCTCACCCTGTCGCTCGGCCTGGGCGCCAACACCGCCATCTTCAGCGTGGTGAACGCGGTGCTGCTCCGGGCCCTGCCCATGGCGGACGCAGACTCCCTGGTGCGCGTGTTCCACATGAGCCCGCGTGGCGGCACCCTGCCGTCCTCGGGGCTCGACTTCCTCGACATGCAGTCGCAGAACCGCTCCTTCAGCGGCATGGCCGGAGTGGATGCCACCGACATCAGCGTCACCGGCCCGGGCGGAGACCCCGAGCGGCTGCAGGGCGCGGAGGTCACCGCGGGGTTCTTCCAGGTGCTGGGGGTCCAGCCCCTGCTCGGCCGGGGCTTCGTGGCGGATGAGGACCAGCCCGGCGGGAGCCGGGTGGTGGTCCTGGGGCACATGCTGTGGAAGCGCCGCTACGGCGGCGACCCGGGCATCGTCGGGCGCACCATTACCGTGAACGGCGAGCCCCGCACCGTGGTGGGCGTGGCGCGGCCCGGCTTCGCCTTCCCCAACCAGGCGCAGCTCTGGGTTCCGCTGACCTGGGAGGGTTCCAACATCGACCCGGGCAACCGCGGCGCCCACTTCCTGAGCGCCTATGGACGGCTGAAGCCGGGCGTCACGCGGGAGCAGGCGGGCGCGGACCTCGCAGCCCTGGCGAAGCGCCTGGAGGAGCAGTACCCGCGCTTCCATCCCGGGCTGACGACCCACCTCGAGCCAATCCGGGATGAGCTGGTGGGGGACGTGGAGCCGGCGCTCCTCATGTTGCTCGGCGCGGTGGGCGTGGTGCTCCTCATCGCCTGCGCCAATCTCTCCAACCTCCTGCTGGCGCGCGCGGTCAGCCGCGAGGGGGAGATTTCCGTGCGCCTGGCGCTGGGGGCCAGCCGGGGCCGCGTCATCCGCCAGTTGCTGATGGAGAGCCTGGTGCTGGCGCTGGTGGGGGCCTGCGGCGGCTTGTTGATGGCGAGCTGGGGGCTGGACCTCCTGGTGATGCTGGCTCCCCGGGACTTCCCCCGGCTGGAGGAGGTGTCCATCGATGGCCGGGTGCTCGCGTTCACGTTCGTGCTCGGGCTGGCGGCCTCCTTCCTTTTCGGCCTCGTCCCGGCGCTGCAGACCTCTCGCGTGGACCTCAGCCGCGTCCTTCGCGAGAGCGGCAAGGGCGGCGGCGGTCGTGGCAACCGGACGCGTCACCTGCTCATCGTCGCCGAGACGGCGCTGGCGGTGGTGCTGCTGGTGGGGGCGGGGCTGCTGATGAAGAGCTTCATCCGGCTTCAGCAGGTGGACCCGGGCTTCAAGGCGGACCGGGTGCTGGCGCTCGACCTGGCGCTGCCGGAGACGACGTATCCCTGGGCCAGCCCGGCGGTGCAGACCTTCTATGACACGCTGCTGGAGCGGGTGAGGGGGCTGCCGGGCGTGAAGCAGGCCGGCGCGTCGCTCCACCTGCCCCTGTCCGGCAACTCCGCGTCCTCGACCATCCGGGACATGTCCCGGCCGCCGCCCGAGCCGGGGCAGGAGGACGGAACGGCCGTGCGCCTCGTCACTCCGGGCTACCTGGAGACGCTGCGCATCCGGCTCGTGCGTGGGCGGCTCCTCACGGCCCAGGACACCGCGGAGCAGGGCAGCCGCGCCGTGCTCCTCAATGAAGAGGCCGCCCGGCGCATCTGGCCCGGGGAGGACCCCATCGGCCGCACGGTGGAAATCGACGCCAACTTCGGCAATGGCCGCTTCGGGGGGCAGGTGGTGGGGGTGGTGGGAAGCGTGCGCCATGACGGCATCGCCAAGGAGCCGCCTCCGGAAGTCTATGTTCCCTTTCCCCAGGGGCGCCCCAACATGATGCGGCTGGTGGTGCTGACGGAGGGCGAGCCGCTCTCGATGGCCTCCCGGGTGCGCGCCGAGGTGCACGCCCTGGACAAGGACCTGCCGGTGGCCAACGTGCGCGACATGGAGGCCGTCGTCAGCGACGCCGTCGCCCAGCCGCGCTTCTACATGCTGCTGGTGGGGGTGTTCGCGGGCGTGGCGCTGCTGCTGGCGGCGCTGGGCATCTACGGCGTCGTCACGCACGCGGTCATCCACCGCACCCGCGAGCTCGGCATCCGCATGGCGCTGGGGGCGGACCGGCAGCAGGTGGTGGGGCTGGTGCTGAAGCAGTACCTGCGGTTGACGGGCGCGGGACTGGGGCTGGGCGTGGGCCTGGCCTTCGTCACGAGCCGGATGCTGGGGAGCATGCTCTACGGCGTGGAGCGCACCGACCCGCTCACGTACGTGGGCGTGGTGGCGGTGCTGGGAGGCGTCGCCCTCCTGGCCAGCCTCCTGCCCGCGTACCGGGCGACCCGCATCGACCCCATCATCGCGCTCCGGCACGACTGA
- a CDS encoding VOC family protein: MAQIKDFHLAFPVSDLASARAFYSGVIGCPEGRSTDHYVDFDFYGHQIVAHLAPERPKTSESDFDGSDVTVPHFGLNLDWDAFHDLLKRLKAGGVRFVKEPHVRLDGKVGEHVSMFVHDFSGNALEFKAFRNQDQIFSRELSEEPAPPRR; encoded by the coding sequence ATGGCGCAAATCAAGGACTTCCATCTCGCCTTCCCCGTTTCGGACCTTGCCTCGGCGCGAGCCTTCTACTCGGGCGTCATCGGCTGCCCCGAGGGGCGCAGCACCGACCACTACGTGGACTTCGACTTCTACGGGCATCAGATTGTCGCGCACCTGGCTCCGGAGCGGCCGAAGACCAGCGAGTCCGACTTTGACGGGAGCGACGTCACGGTGCCCCACTTCGGTCTGAATCTCGACTGGGACGCCTTCCACGACCTGCTCAAGAGGCTGAAGGCGGGTGGGGTGCGCTTCGTCAAGGAGCCTCACGTCCGGCTCGACGGAAAGGTGGGCGAGCACGTCTCCATGTTCGTTCACGACTTCTCGGGCAACGCGCTGGAGTTCAAGGCGTTCCGCAACCAGGACCAGATCTTCTCGAGGGAGCTGAGCGAGGAGCCCGCGCCGCCCCGGCGTTGA
- a CDS encoding CBM96 family carbohydrate-binding protein: MSVKQWRKGLGVLPILGMAVGCGGVVEAGTGEQRSQAAAVEAQSLPPGCEDLGREYNSTARMTADTYVVQDAPDTPHDTSTVLISDGTPRQEAYLRFRVDTAETTAILQAKLRLYAVDGSSNGPAVYATGTDWSPYSLTWNNRPALIGTPLANVGPIASASFVEYDVTAHVTGNGLYSFALVPEVGDGADFASTRYPVYGFAPELRLRIKETQPRCQHQGTGGDVTQVLRSDALHRGLAMDGSGGFATLSNYSTDAGTGMRLTRYDANGSRVWMQNYPEASGGWRTLGGLVMTPLGNLLVHGNFTGPLDFGTGLIPGTGPGNQGLFIAKFSPTGQFVWAKAFRAFTHEQGTTTPALISATDVATDANGSIIVTGGFRGRTDLGGGPLDAGPSSHGAYGRRGMFLAKFSWEGTHLWSHAFATGEDWDTLGLAVATDSQGYVLVGGTTSSVNDLGSASWMTPFIARFLPTGERHWVRLLDGARGHITGVAAMPGGAVAFTGHVRGTFTFAGTSLSNPTEDPDMVLGVLEPSSTDRWGRLYGGVHGEYGSSLVADAQGNLVTSGGFGYETDLGGGTLNPYEAGEESTYVASYAPDGSHRWSRAMGDGLERTMLGLTPSGEVFFGGILEESEVIRVDQTEYTADGGSLSLLLRLSP, encoded by the coding sequence GTGAGTGTGAAGCAGTGGAGGAAAGGACTGGGCGTGTTGCCCATCCTGGGGATGGCGGTGGGCTGTGGTGGCGTGGTGGAAGCGGGGACCGGGGAGCAGCGGTCCCAGGCCGCGGCGGTGGAGGCGCAGTCGCTTCCACCCGGCTGCGAGGACCTGGGCCGCGAGTACAACAGCACGGCGCGCATGACGGCAGACACGTACGTCGTGCAGGACGCGCCGGACACGCCGCACGACACGTCCACGGTGCTCATCTCCGACGGCACCCCCCGGCAGGAGGCCTACCTGCGCTTCCGGGTGGATACCGCCGAGACCACCGCCATCCTCCAGGCGAAGCTGCGGCTCTACGCCGTGGATGGCTCGAGCAACGGCCCCGCCGTGTATGCCACCGGTACGGACTGGTCCCCCTACTCCCTCACGTGGAACAACCGCCCTGCCCTCATCGGCACGCCGCTGGCGAACGTGGGCCCCATCGCCTCCGCCAGCTTCGTGGAGTACGACGTCACGGCCCACGTGACGGGCAATGGCCTGTACAGCTTCGCCCTCGTGCCCGAGGTGGGTGATGGCGCGGACTTCGCCTCGACCCGATATCCCGTGTACGGCTTTGCCCCGGAGCTGCGGCTGCGAATCAAAGAGACGCAACCCCGGTGCCAGCACCAGGGCACGGGCGGCGACGTCACCCAGGTCCTTCGCAGCGACGCGCTCCATCGCGGCCTGGCCATGGATGGCAGCGGCGGCTTCGCCACCCTGTCGAACTACTCCACGGACGCAGGGACAGGGATGCGGCTGACCCGCTACGACGCCAATGGCTCCCGGGTATGGATGCAGAACTACCCCGAGGCCAGCGGGGGCTGGCGGACACTCGGAGGGCTGGTGATGACGCCCCTGGGCAACCTGCTCGTGCACGGGAACTTCACGGGCCCGCTGGACTTCGGCACGGGACTCATCCCCGGAACGGGTCCCGGCAACCAGGGCCTGTTCATCGCGAAGTTCAGCCCCACCGGCCAGTTCGTCTGGGCCAAGGCCTTCCGCGCCTTCACCCATGAGCAAGGCACGACCACGCCGGCACTCATCTCGGCCACTGACGTCGCCACCGACGCCAACGGCAGCATCATCGTCACCGGTGGCTTCCGGGGCCGCACGGACCTGGGAGGAGGTCCCCTGGACGCGGGGCCCTCCAGCCATGGGGCCTACGGCCGTCGGGGGATGTTCCTCGCGAAGTTCTCCTGGGAGGGAACGCACCTGTGGTCCCACGCCTTCGCCACGGGCGAGGATTGGGACACGCTGGGGCTGGCCGTGGCGACCGACAGCCAGGGGTACGTCCTGGTCGGCGGAACCACGAGCAGCGTCAATGACCTGGGCTCCGCCTCGTGGATGACGCCCTTCATCGCGCGCTTCCTCCCCACGGGAGAGCGCCACTGGGTGCGCCTGCTCGACGGGGCGCGGGGCCACATCACGGGGGTGGCGGCGATGCCAGGTGGCGCGGTGGCGTTCACCGGTCATGTCCGTGGCACCTTCACCTTCGCGGGCACGTCGCTGTCGAACCCCACCGAAGACCCGGACATGGTGCTGGGCGTGCTGGAACCCTCCTCGACGGACCGCTGGGGGCGGCTGTACGGCGGCGTCCATGGCGAATACGGCTCCAGCCTCGTCGCGGACGCGCAAGGCAACCTGGTGACGTCGGGCGGGTTCGGCTACGAGACGGACCTGGGCGGCGGCACCTTGAATCCCTACGAGGCCGGCGAGGAGAGCACCTACGTGGCCAGCTACGCTCCCGACGGCAGCCACCGCTGGTCTCGCGCCATGGGAGATGGACTGGAGCGGACGATGCTGGGCCTGACGCCTTCGGGGGAGGTGTTCTTCGGGGGTATCCTGGAGGAGTCGGAGGTCATCCGCGTGGACCAGACGGAGTACACCGCTGACGGGGGAAGCCTCAGCCTCCTGCTGAGGCTGTCGCCCTGA
- a CDS encoding AAA family ATPase, with product MRINRLELQNFRGFEDFKLDLDPDFTLLLGRNGAGKTAVLEALAVSIGEWFTGLRQVAGQVRYLRDDDVRQVGHMSEGVPSIEKVYPVKVTAQGTIADGQSVTWTRHILARGRRARSAGGTPVSQLAEGMEAAVIDGEDVDLPVISFYGTARLWLKKRDREGTSVTSRLHGYHASLEPASSTWQFEAWMQWREQARIERVAAALRAGQDASVAHEPQLEAVQHAAAACLPGAKNLYFSLNTQSVLVDLEDGRTLPFHLLSDGYRNLVALAADLAWRCVQLNPHHGVNAPKLARGIVLIDEIDLHLHPRWQRRVIGDLRKTFPGVQFVATTHSPQVLSTAENAWVRLLVSGEPEPRRVSHVKGKDTNALLEDIFAEPSRPQEMQRALDRLAKLIDGSKLEEARDLLNTLREQLGADDTDIVRADWAVRDLEDDQSVEDHEEH from the coding sequence ATGCGTATCAATAGACTTGAGCTGCAGAACTTCCGAGGGTTTGAGGACTTCAAGCTCGATCTCGACCCGGACTTCACGCTCCTCCTCGGTCGCAACGGTGCCGGAAAGACTGCGGTGCTGGAGGCGCTCGCGGTCTCCATCGGTGAATGGTTCACGGGGCTGCGCCAGGTAGCGGGCCAGGTTCGATACCTGCGAGACGATGACGTCCGCCAGGTCGGGCATATGTCCGAAGGGGTGCCTTCAATCGAGAAGGTCTACCCGGTCAAAGTCACGGCGCAAGGGACGATAGCCGACGGCCAGTCGGTCACCTGGACACGGCACATCCTCGCACGGGGCAGGCGTGCGCGTTCTGCTGGCGGAACTCCGGTGAGCCAGCTCGCGGAGGGCATGGAAGCGGCCGTCATCGATGGCGAAGACGTCGACCTGCCAGTCATCAGCTTCTACGGCACCGCCCGGCTATGGCTGAAGAAGCGAGATCGTGAGGGAACCTCGGTGACGTCGCGCCTGCACGGCTACCACGCGAGCTTGGAGCCGGCCTCATCGACGTGGCAGTTCGAGGCGTGGATGCAGTGGCGGGAGCAGGCGCGCATCGAGCGAGTGGCCGCAGCACTCCGTGCCGGGCAGGATGCCTCGGTGGCGCACGAGCCCCAGCTCGAGGCGGTGCAGCATGCAGCAGCGGCCTGCCTCCCAGGTGCAAAGAACCTCTACTTCAGCCTGAACACCCAGTCGGTGCTGGTGGACTTGGAGGACGGTCGCACCCTGCCCTTCCACCTCCTGTCGGACGGATATAGGAACCTCGTCGCTCTCGCTGCGGATCTCGCTTGGCGATGCGTGCAACTCAACCCACACCACGGGGTAAATGCCCCGAAGCTCGCGCGAGGCATCGTACTCATCGACGAGATCGACCTGCACCTGCACCCGCGTTGGCAGCGGCGCGTCATCGGGGATTTGCGGAAGACATTTCCTGGCGTGCAGTTCGTGGCAACGACCCATTCGCCCCAGGTGCTTTCAACGGCGGAGAACGCATGGGTGCGGCTGCTCGTTTCCGGAGAACCGGAGCCCCGGCGAGTCTCGCATGTGAAGGGGAAGGACACGAACGCGCTGCTCGAGGACATCTTCGCTGAGCCGTCGCGACCTCAGGAAATGCAGAGAGCTCTCGATAGGCTGGCCAAACTCATCGACGGGTCGAAGCTAGAGGAGGCGCGCGACCTCTTGAACACGCTGCGGGAGCAACTCGGAGCCGATGACACGGACATCGTGCGTGCCGACTGGGCTGTGCGAGACCTCGAGGACGACCAGAGTGTTGAAGATCACGAAGAGCACTGA